The Phaseolus vulgaris cultivar G19833 unplaced genomic scaffold, P. vulgaris v2.0 scaffold_12, whole genome shotgun sequence genomic sequence tctctttgcagggaaaaacacttagttctttaaaattgattgaaacaagctttgtgtgagaatcaagactgatcttacaaagattctaaacccccaAAAACCAAACCTAAAAAGCAACACAGCTTCAGGTTCCTtgaggatttgatacatcaaagcttgCCATCTTCAACAGGGGTTtgcctctatcccacgctcaGTGAGTAGGAACCCTAAGAACCTGCCTGCCTTTAccccaaacacacatttttcggggtttagcttcaatctgtacttggctattgtggtgaatagctcCTCCAACCTTTGATAGGTTGCACTTGCATTCTtgagcccaaaaggcatcaccttatagcagtaacggGAGAGCTCCGTCATGAATGTCGTCTTGCACTCGTCCTTGGTATGCATCCGGATCTGGTTATATTCTGAgaaagcatccaggaagctAAGAAGCTTGAAGCCTGACGCGTtgtccaccaaggcgtcgataCTCGGTTGAACTTAGGGACCTACCAAGCTTGAACTTCCTTCCCCCAATCTCCCTTTCCAGCACCTCCTCTGCTGGTTCAGGCCGATCTTCTCTAGTGACCTATACTCGGGTAACCCCTTCTCCCCTTGGAGGTTGGTTGGTTACGGTGCACACTCCTCTCAttgtcttcaggctattctcatagcagtTCTTTGTCGCCTTCTGTCATTCTTAACTGTTATCACTGTTCCCTCAAGGGAGggtaacttcatcttcatatgcctcgtcGAGGACATTGCCCTTGTTCTGTTTAGGGCAGGTCTGCCTAGAAGGATGTGTTGTAAGCTGAAGGGGTGTTGACAACAAGGTACCTTATGTTAATTGTGTAAGATGCGGTGCCATCTGTGAAAGTTGTCCTTAGCTCTATGTGCCCGCgcacctccacttggtccccAGCGAAGCCATATAGGCAACCGTCATAAGGTCTCAACTGATCGGTCGACAACCgcagcttgttgaaggtcgaccagaacatcacatctgtcgAACTCCCCTGATCGATGAGGACTCGATGTACCTTCCTTCATGTCCTCACTACCGAGATCACcacgggatcgttgtcatgtgGAACCACATCTTGCAAATCGGCCTTTGTGAAGAAGAGGTCGGTTCCGGGGACTGGTCGGGCTCTCCTGCTTCTACTGCCATCACTTCCCTGACATATTTCTTCCAATGGGAGGCGGTATATCCTTCTCTTGAGAACCCTCCATAAATTGTGTTGATTTTTCCATGGACAGGTATTTCATGTCCTTGATCTCCTACGGGGACTGCTGTCTTTGGGGCCCCTTGGTTCTCTTGTAGGTACTCCTACAGGAAGCCATTCCTCACCAGTTCGTTTAACAGGAATCCTAATGCCAAACAGTTGCGTAGGTTGTGGCCAAAGGCTTtatggaattcgcaccaagtgTCTTTGCTGGGCCCTAACCTCTTGTCAGTCTGCGGTGGAGACTTCAATCTGTCTGCCACGTTAGGGAAGACAATCAACTTCTTAAGGTCCATTCGAAAGTTGTGTCTGGTGGGAGCGCCTTCCTTTGTCTGTGCCCTGGTCTGAGGCTTCCTTGTCTCATACGGCAACATCTTCCCTGAggctttcttctctgtcgtggCCTCGTGTACCCTCATGGGCTGAGGATGACCAGTTTCCTGAGGTCGGACAGGGTCGATGCTTCCACGCTTTTCTATGACCTCTTCTTTTGCAACGATGTGGGCTACAGTTTTGTGACAGATCTCGTTGAACGTCTTTGGGCAACACCTTATCAGAGAATCACTGAAGGGTCCTGGCAGCACCCCTCGTTTGAAGGCGTGTACcatcatatcttcatctttaGTGTGCAGCTTCACCACCAGTGCCCTAAACCTGTTGAGAAATTCTTTCAAAGGCTCTCCCTGGTATTGCTTAACGTCGAAGAGATCGAAAGAGACGGGAGTGGGAGCCTGGTTGACGATGTACTGCTTTTTGAACAATGTTAAGAATTGATCAAATGAGGTAATGTGTCCATCAGGAAGAAtgatgaaccagtccaacgtTGTGTCTGAGAACATACCCATAAATAGCTTACAGTACATGGCGTCGGTGCCTCCGGAGATCATCATCTTGGTGTGGAAGGTTGTGATGTGGGCTTTTGGGTCTTCTACGCCTGTGAAGGTGATCTTTGGACCCATGAAGCTGGCCGGTATCACAGTGTCCATGATTTCTTGGGAAAAGGACATGGGACGAGCCCTAACTAGTATTGACGGAGTTTGCTCATCAGTCGTACGCTCACTCATGCGTTGTAAATCTCTATGCAACTCTTCGTTGGCTCTGCGCAGTTCCTCATTGTTCGCACGTGACACAGCTAAATCATCCTGGAATCGGTTCTGATTGGCTGCCTGTTTGGCTTGAACCTCAACCAAAATCATGTCCTGGTCAGCTTTGGACGACGCTACGACTTGCTGGAGAGCGCgaatggtctccatgagttgttgcatggagACGATGTCTCCTCCTTCTAGTGCAGATGCACCTTGTCTCGTATTCCTCATGTTGCTGGATGGCTCTCAACACGATTGTCAGTGAgacctagttttatcgggccccacgatgggcgccaaatgttctcgccagTTGACTCAACCGccgttgacttcaaaggcagatGGCGGCTCCTCCTTTTTCTGGTGGTTTCTTCCCTCTCCATGGGTGATTGAGAGTGGCTCCATTGAAACCGAgagggccctacctgttgattgcactccgacgatcaagtcagtactgagctaagaaacaataagtatgtaaagcagtttcagtcttagaaacgacgtacctttctcgggttcttaccaccctttatataggtttaATCTAGGTCAACTTCCATGTCCCACGAGgatctttccttaagtggaattgGGGTTACTAGTAAGGCGTCTTGTTGCGTATTGCACAGGCTTAACGCAGTCGCCGCACAGGACTTTCCTTTTCTGGAGtgcaaaatattaacaatatggccgccaaggtaccaactcatgcaccagcGCTGCGGGGCCATCTGTTTTATAGGTGCCCTAaatattcacgtgccatgcatgcaatcTTTCCTTGGAAACATTAACCCTCATGGGCtttagcgcctccaaggaatACTTACTTATGCTAGGACCTAAACGTAcaatacacaccacatgcatgaatCCTCTTGTGACTTAGGTCTTTCTTATGTCTGGATGATAGCTCATTATTATTTCTGGGGCCCACTTACGTGGCCCATCAATGGAAATTTTTTCATGGGCGGCTTCCTACAAATCAACATATTCataataaaggtttgcatatatgttctatgtgtatgctttgtgaaaagcatgagaaatctattcaatatttatttttttgaatgttctaatgctttgcatatttggagttgttcttacttctcatttctctaataaggatgatctttttttttattaagagtgatggtagtcctttgattaaatttattaagctttctgtgataactttttctatttggatgatatgacgtatgaggaattatgctagatttcaggataagattgagatttctaaggctatttcgataattaaagatttaacttgtctagtggaaaattcgtctaaagcttcaatgaaaaatgatatgttggatttcaacgtgattaagtgttttggtattaatactcatagtgataaagttcttcgtcctcttcttgttagatgggagtttccttcactaGGCTGGATTAAAATTAGCACTGATGGGTCTGCTAGGGTATCCTAGTCTTGTTACTTATataggtatttttcgtgggagtatgggggagtttattggtgttttctctgcgtttcttgaagttcaaactacTATGGTTGTTGatttttatggagttatacatgctatggaggaagctcaaaagatggggcttactaatgtatggcttgaatgtgattatgccttggtttgtgttgtgtttactgTTAGGACTAATGTTTCGTTGATACTTCGTAATCGAtagaatacttgtcttaattactgtggaaaaatcaagtttagggttactcatatttttcgtgaagggaatgtgtgtgatgataagttggttaatttaagatttattcatagagaatcatttcattggtataataagtTTCCATCTACTCTattattagaattttttatgaataggtatattctacctttttattgttttgttaaCCTATAAGTTTTGGTCTAGTATtcccatatttttatatttttttaataataatactttttttatgtgatggcaaatgattgttgttacttaatgtcagtctagctgagatgtcaagttgtataATGCCTAACATACGAaagattttatatataaaaaaattatatcttttgTGTGACTTTTTGAGAAATGAGACTGATTTAACGGAGGCTCAATTCATATTATTTCTATCTTCAATCTTATTCAGGTTTTATTAAGATTCTGGATTTCAGGAAAAATACAGTGTTCTTATTTGTTTTGCTTAAATTGATCTGCACACCTCTTTATCCGAAAGTGTACacatatattttgttaatatgtTGAGAACATGCATCACATTGCAACTGTACACATAAATTTTAGTGTTGATACGTTAACCATTTCTGTATattgaaaagattttttttttttaaatatcaataggtgaaaatgtgaaatatttttgaaattatattatatcatatcataattataaattaatgtattttactGCGTAGTTGTCAAAAAgtaaactttttatattttaatgcaTTCGACTATTTCTTTTACTCTTCTTTATCTATGAAGTTTTACTTCAATCAAAATATTCATAATCCTTTTGAACTATGTTTGCATATTCTTTTTGCTGTTGGAGTAACTGTCAAAAAGTGTGATTTAGTAACAATTAAGAGttcaaatcatttaaattttgttaattggaaaataaaaagtaatagtTTCTAACTATATTTAATTTCTCAAACAAAAGGTTAACAATATACTTTTAAGTAATGCTTTATTaagttacaaaataaatttattctgGGTCACAAGCTTACCTAGTTTCAACATATGCGAagtctaattaaaaaataaagattattttagttggagaaaatattcttaattttattattattttaaattacgaAAGTATCAATTTATTTATCTAAAACATAACCACAAAATTATTTGAGAGATAGTTCTCGTTGACAAAATCCAAAGACAAGCAGAAAAATAGTTGCTATTGGTTAAAGTTGTTTATAATTTAAGTttacataataaatttttatcgTCAATTCCAAtctattatttatcaaattattcagaaaaaaataaaacggTGGTAACTTTCTTGtcttattaatttaattgattaagaataaatttatatactacttgaatttaaataatGTGCTATTATTGTTGTTAGACAAATTATCATTTAGAATAAATGTATATACtacttgaatttaaataatGTGCTATTATTGTTGTTAGACAAATTATCATTTTGAATATGTACttgacaaaattttaaaatattataatggtCCTCCCATGTTTTATTTGATAGGATGAAGATCCAACAGTGATATTTATATGtgttggtgatggaggagaGACTGAGATGCTGTAAAATTCAAAAGTCACAATAAGTTTAATAAAAATACTTCTGCAGATCTTTATCTGAAATACCTTTGGATTCCGATATCTAAAACCCTCTCTTCTACCATTTCATCCTCAAACCTAAGCAGACAGACTTACCTAATACACCACACTTAAGCTTCTGAATTTCAGAAATCCtttttaagaatttattttcatattctttttccttggatttttttttctataacgtatttttttaatttcaaatttgcTTTTCTGGtccattttgaaattttatttttgaaacacaataatctattataatttgtttttccagaagttattttttgaattcctgattttcaaaatctaaaGTCAAgggtaatttttaaaatttgaaaattggaTAAGGTGCAAGTCATAatttgcaggaagaatttgtctAATTTTTATAACTACCATCTTGCTCTTTGTAAGTTTTCCTGTTGTAAGTGATTTTCCTGTTGTAAGTTTTCTAGaactttcaaaataaaatttatggaATAATTTTTTGGAACAAGTTGTAACATAGGAAATACATTACAGaacaaattttctaaaatagaatttttccaaaaaatatgaTACCTtccaaaataagttttttaaaataaattttctggAAAGTCTTCGGAAAAACACAAGAAATGCGCGTTCCATAAGTTTTATagaacataatttttaaaacaaaatttctatAATAACATTCTTATTGTTTCTTTTTAATGGTTAGAAAATACTATTTATTCGGATTGAAAAGCATTGATGTGTAAAAAATAATCAAGTTTGTTTAAGTTCAATCGTAAAGAAAGAAAGACATTGATTTgtggaaaaagaagaaagtgatTGCCCGAAAAGACAATTTATTAAAAGAAgtagataatataatataataataaattaatatgtttatataataataatataaatgtatttatataataatttagatgtatttctaaataataataaaagaaaatgaattaataatataaatataaaattataaaataatataatatatgtaaaatttaaaatattaataatatataaaaaagtaataaatttaccaataataatagtaattgaaataaaatttaaaataataaaaaaaagtttaaacaataataataaaaataaatataattacgAATCCGTGCATACCTTTTGAATTCGCGGTCTGCCTTATCATCAGTGCACCACAGACTGTTGCTTCACTCCCTCGACACTGCCACCAAACCAAAACCCGTTACTCTTAAATTCAACTTTATATATGCATTCATGTCCTCAGTCATCTTACCTTACATCTACACTCACAGTTACGCCAGTTTTCCGTTCAAATTGAACCGGTTCTGTCCCCGAACCGTGACGGTTCGCGCGGCGGTTTCAGTTCCGGAAAAACGGGgcaggaagaagaagcaggCGAAGGATGATCAAAGCGCGGTCGAAAACGGCCTCCGGTTCAGTTTCATGGAGGAGCTCATGGACCGGGCCCGGCTCCGCGACTCAAACGGCGTGTCGGAAGTCATATACGACATGATCGCCGCCGGCATCAGCCCTGGCCCTCGTTCGTTTCATGGATTGGTGGTGTCGAACGCCCTCAACGGCCACGAAGAAGCAGCGGTACGATAATTTCTCTACG encodes the following:
- the LOC137816890 gene encoding uncharacterized protein translates to MRNTRQGASALEGGDIVSMQQLMETIRALQQVVASSKADQDMILVEVQAKQAANQNRFQDDLAVSRANNEELRRANEELHRDLQRMSERTTDEQTPSILVRARPMSFSQEIMDTVIPASFMGPKITFTGVEDPKAHITTFHTKMMISGGTDAMYCKLFMGMFSDTTLDWFIILPDGHITSFDQFLTLFKKQYIVNQAPTPVSFDLFDVKQYQGEPLKEFLNRFRALVVKLHTKDEDMMVHAFKRGVLPGPFSDSLIRCCPKTFNEICHKTVAHIVAKEEVIEKRGSIDPVRPQETGHPQPMRVHEATTEKKASGKMLPYETRKPQTRAQTKEGAPTRHNFRMDLKKLIVFPNVADRLKSPPQTDKRLGPSKDTWCEFHKAFGHNLRNCLALGFLLNELVRNGFL